Proteins from a genomic interval of Papaver somniferum cultivar HN1 chromosome 4, ASM357369v1, whole genome shotgun sequence:
- the LOC113273372 gene encoding putative SWI/SNF-related matrix-associated actin-dependent regulator of chromatin subfamily A member 3-like 1 — protein sequence MSTKSVVFSQFRKMLILLEEPLKAAGFEVVRLDERMKSTRKRNRLVEEFENMNSANSHIVLLADHKASNACINLTFATRAYLLEPWCNPIIEDQAINRLHRIGRQQEIKITRIITKNSIEERIMQLHEWKKNLRSGGHAENMDKRQIHREEFRILMAL from the coding sequence ATGTCAACAAAGTCTGTGGTGTTCTCACAATTTAGAAAGATGTTGATCTTGCTAGAAGAGCCACTCAAGGCTGCTGGTTTTGAAGTAGTGAGATTGGACGAGCGCATGAAGAGTACCAGAAAGAGGAATAGGTTGGTAGAAGAATTTGAAAACATGAACTCAGCAAATTCTCACATTGTTCTTCTGGCAGATCATAAAGCTTCGAACGCGTGCATAAATCTTACATTCGCAACAAGGGCATACCTGCTGGAGCCATGGTGTAACCCGATTATTGAAGATCAAGCAATAAATCGGCTACATCGGATTGGACGTCAACAGGAAATAAAGATTACAAGGATAATAACTAAAAATAGCATCGAGGAGAGGATAATGCAATTGCATGAGTGGAAAAAGAATTTAAGAAGTGGAGGTCATGCAGAGAATATGGATAAAAGGCAAATTCACCGAGAAGAATTTCGCATTCTTATGGCATTGTGA